A genomic segment from Lignipirellula cremea encodes:
- a CDS encoding fumarylacetoacetate hydrolase family protein → MRLCRFSQQGLPQVGFYGDEFVVPLDAASAAAAAAGQSFSLPGEAELLPLLPGGSLHAVAQGLFDWLGKQDSTLVESLQLKLEEVELLLPQPRPNKLFLLAGNYAAHIEEGGAVASERADTFPYVFMKPPSTTLINPGEAIRIPQVSPAHVDWELELAVVIGRGGKGISEAEALKHVAGYTVINDISDRKFRPNPERKPRDKDGFFDWLHGKWHDSFCPCGPCITSAEAIADPQNLEMKLLVNGKIHQDASTGQQIFPVAAVIAFISSFVTLEAGDIISTGTPAGVGNTTGVYLQPGDQVEAYIGSIGSLRNAVVAE, encoded by the coding sequence ATGAGGCTTTGTCGTTTCTCGCAGCAAGGGCTGCCCCAGGTCGGTTTCTACGGCGATGAGTTCGTCGTTCCACTGGACGCGGCTTCTGCCGCAGCTGCTGCCGCGGGCCAGAGTTTTTCGCTGCCTGGCGAGGCGGAGCTGTTGCCTTTGCTCCCGGGCGGCTCCCTTCATGCTGTCGCCCAGGGGTTATTCGACTGGCTCGGCAAACAGGATTCGACGCTCGTGGAATCGCTGCAGCTGAAGCTTGAGGAGGTGGAACTGCTGCTGCCCCAGCCGCGGCCCAACAAGCTTTTTCTGCTGGCTGGGAATTACGCGGCCCATATCGAAGAAGGCGGCGCCGTGGCGTCCGAACGGGCCGATACCTTTCCTTACGTGTTCATGAAGCCGCCTTCGACCACCCTCATTAACCCGGGCGAAGCGATCCGTATTCCGCAGGTTTCCCCTGCCCATGTCGACTGGGAACTGGAGCTGGCGGTAGTAATCGGCCGGGGCGGCAAGGGGATCTCCGAAGCCGAAGCCCTCAAGCATGTGGCCGGCTACACGGTGATCAACGACATTTCCGACCGGAAGTTCCGTCCCAATCCCGAGCGGAAGCCACGCGACAAAGACGGCTTCTTTGACTGGTTGCACGGGAAGTGGCACGACAGCTTTTGTCCGTGCGGTCCGTGTATTACGTCGGCGGAGGCGATCGCCGATCCCCAGAATCTGGAAATGAAGCTGCTGGTGAACGGCAAAATTCACCAGGATGCGTCCACCGGCCAGCAGATTTTCCCCGTGGCGGCGGTGATCGCCTTCATTTCCAGCTTTGTCACCCTGGAGGCGGGCGACATCATTTCCACCGGCACGCCGGCCGGAGTCGGGAATACGACGGGCGTTTATCTCCAGCCGGGCGACCAGGTGGAAGCTTATATCGGCTCGATCGGCTCTCTGCGGAACGCCGTGGTGGCCGAATAA
- a CDS encoding class I SAM-dependent methyltransferase — MFKPDQYALLDFGDARKLEQWGPYRLDRGAPVVVGEAPRKSPWKADARHRRTDGERGQWTPPQALPSHWNITAEAPAGRLTFELKPTPFGHVGLFPEHAQFWPWLHAQIQSSSKTSVQPPKVLNLFAYTGAASLAMALSGAAVTHIDAAKNVVAWARRNAELSGLAEAPIRWIAEDATKFVQREEKRGNAYQGVLLDPPSFGHGPQGERWQLESQLPELLAGSGRLLTGDHAFFLATCHTPGFTPQNLAQLVHRYTPHRGAAISAQPLVIACRDGRRLDCGAAVWWSR; from the coding sequence ATGTTCAAGCCTGACCAATACGCCTTGCTCGATTTTGGCGACGCCCGAAAACTGGAGCAGTGGGGCCCCTATCGACTCGACCGCGGCGCACCGGTCGTTGTTGGAGAAGCGCCCCGGAAATCCCCCTGGAAAGCCGACGCCCGCCATCGTCGCACCGACGGGGAACGCGGCCAATGGACGCCGCCCCAGGCTCTTCCTTCGCATTGGAACATCACGGCAGAAGCGCCGGCGGGACGCTTGACCTTTGAGCTCAAGCCGACCCCTTTTGGCCACGTAGGCCTGTTCCCCGAGCACGCACAGTTCTGGCCCTGGCTGCACGCACAGATCCAGTCCAGTTCGAAAACCAGCGTCCAGCCGCCAAAAGTGCTGAATCTTTTTGCCTACACCGGCGCCGCCAGCCTGGCGATGGCCCTGTCGGGAGCGGCCGTGACACATATCGACGCCGCCAAGAATGTCGTCGCCTGGGCCCGCCGGAACGCCGAACTTTCCGGCCTGGCCGAGGCTCCCATCCGCTGGATCGCCGAAGACGCGACCAAATTTGTCCAGCGGGAAGAGAAACGCGGCAACGCCTACCAGGGCGTGCTGCTGGATCCGCCCAGTTTTGGTCACGGCCCCCAGGGGGAACGCTGGCAACTGGAGAGCCAGCTGCCCGAACTGCTGGCCGGTAGCGGCCGCCTGCTGACAGGCGACCACGCATTTTTCCTGGCGACCTGCCACACGCCTGGCTTTACGCCACAGAATCTGGCGCAGCTGGTTCATCGGTATACGCCGCATCGGGGCGCCGCCATCTCCGCCCAGCCGCTGGTGATCGCCTGCCGGGACGGTCGCCGTCTGGACTGCGGGGCGGCCGTCTGGTGGAGCCGATAA